In the Pontibacillus yanchengensis genome, one interval contains:
- a CDS encoding Glu/Leu/Phe/Val family dehydrogenase has product MTVEQHKVEADISTHGKNPYEIVQELLKESVSGLGLDESIYQILKKPMRLLEVSIPIRKDNGDIVNYTGYRSQHLDILGPTKGGIRFHPDVNIDEVRALSIWMSMKSAIIQLPLGGGKGGVIVNPNDLNERELEELSRSYIRKITPIIGPKKDIPAPDMNTTPEIMAWMIDEYDKLNGYNIPGLITGKPIIIGGSQGRLEATGRGVVITIREAANAINLDLSQATAAIQGFGNVGSATAHFLHESGVKVVAITDASGGIYNENGINIPELSEFVAEGNVIADYEKCESISNEKMFALPVDILIPAAIENQITKETAPTIQAKIVAEAANGPSTPEGNDILEEKGVFIIPDILCNAGGVTVSYFEWVQNTMNYYWKEEKVNRELEEKMIGAFKRVYKMKEEKKSGMRQAAYMVGIKHLVLALQARGWIKNGDLSKM; this is encoded by the coding sequence TGGAAAAAATCCATACGAAATCGTACAAGAACTTTTAAAAGAATCCGTAAGTGGGCTAGGGTTAGACGAAAGCATCTATCAAATCCTAAAAAAACCTATGAGATTGTTAGAGGTGTCAATACCGATTCGAAAAGATAACGGGGATATTGTGAACTATACAGGCTATCGTTCCCAGCATCTTGATATCTTAGGTCCTACAAAAGGGGGCATTCGGTTTCATCCAGATGTTAATATTGATGAGGTGCGAGCATTATCCATATGGATGTCTATGAAATCCGCTATTATTCAATTGCCACTAGGTGGAGGAAAAGGTGGAGTCATCGTAAATCCAAATGATTTAAATGAGCGTGAGCTTGAAGAATTAAGCAGAAGCTATATTCGGAAGATTACCCCGATTATTGGACCAAAAAAAGATATTCCAGCCCCTGATATGAACACTACACCAGAAATCATGGCGTGGATGATCGATGAATATGACAAATTAAATGGCTATAATATCCCTGGTTTGATTACAGGTAAACCAATTATTATTGGAGGATCTCAAGGGAGATTAGAGGCAACGGGAAGAGGTGTAGTGATTACGATACGCGAAGCAGCTAATGCGATTAACCTAGATTTATCACAAGCAACGGCAGCGATACAAGGCTTCGGTAATGTTGGGAGCGCTACGGCACATTTTCTGCATGAAAGTGGTGTGAAGGTTGTTGCAATTACAGATGCATCAGGTGGAATTTATAATGAAAATGGAATAAACATCCCTGAGCTTTCTGAATTTGTAGCAGAAGGAAATGTTATTGCCGATTATGAAAAATGTGAATCTATTTCCAATGAAAAGATGTTTGCCTTGCCCGTTGATATTCTGATTCCGGCAGCCATTGAAAATCAAATTACAAAAGAAACAGCACCTACCATTCAAGCAAAAATTGTAGCAGAAGCAGCTAATGGACCGTCAACCCCTGAAGGCAATGATATTTTAGAGGAAAAAGGAGTCTTTATTATTCCTGATATCCTTTGTAATGCGGGTGGAGTAACCGTTTCTTATTTTGAATGGGTACAGAATACAATGAATTATTACTGGAAAGAAGAAAAAGTAAATAGGGAACTAGAAGAGAAAATGATTGGTGCATTCAAGCGCGTGTATAAAATGAAAGAGGAGAAGAAGAGCGGAATGCGCCAAGCAGCCTATATGGTCGGTATTAAACACCTTGTCCTTGCTCTACAAGCTAGAGGCTGGATTAAAAACGGGGATTTATCGAAAATGTAG
- a CDS encoding DUF2269 family protein, with product MSLLVLIHVLSAIVGVGPTFFAHVLVHPDQTSAQLRESLALGKKLEYFPKIGGTIAVVSGLLLIWLGDYGSFMQVWLVGSLILYILIQIIVIAMVTPKSRRVHYWVNLEENKQATALPLKQEQLLKSVNTWFYVASTLGVLLFILMILKP from the coding sequence TTGTCATTATTAGTGCTCATTCATGTGCTATCTGCCATTGTTGGTGTTGGTCCTACGTTTTTTGCGCACGTTCTTGTACATCCTGATCAAACATCTGCTCAATTGCGCGAGTCACTTGCATTAGGCAAAAAGCTTGAGTACTTCCCTAAGATTGGTGGGACCATCGCTGTGGTGTCAGGCTTATTACTCATATGGCTTGGTGATTATGGCTCGTTTATGCAAGTTTGGTTAGTTGGGTCCCTCATTCTCTATATTCTCATTCAAATCATCGTCATAGCTATGGTAACGCCAAAATCAAGAAGAGTACATTATTGGGTCAACTTGGAGGAAAATAAACAGGCAACCGCACTCCCTTTAAAACAAGAACAACTTTTAAAGAGTGTCAACACGTGGTTCTATGTAGCATCAACCTTAGGTGTTCTTCTCTTTATTTTGATGATACTAAAACCATAA